A portion of the Pseudomonadota bacterium genome contains these proteins:
- a CDS encoding nucleoside deaminase, which produces MPQPANTDERWMREALTEARKAADRGEVPIGAVAVRSGKIVGRAHNVREQTQNPLGHAEILLVGKLAKKFKSWRLDGVTLYVTCEPCLMCAGAMLQARVPRVVYGCRDEKAGAMGTLYDLSNDPRLNHSIEVTAGVLESECAAALSDFFRVLRNSRGRSDRPDEKTCKE; this is translated from the coding sequence ATGCCCCAACCCGCAAACACGGACGAGCGCTGGATGCGCGAGGCGCTGACGGAGGCGCGCAAAGCTGCGGACAGAGGCGAGGTGCCGATAGGCGCGGTGGCGGTCCGCAGCGGGAAGATCGTCGGCCGCGCGCACAACGTCCGCGAGCAGACGCAGAATCCCCTCGGCCACGCCGAGATCCTGCTCGTGGGAAAGCTGGCGAAGAAGTTCAAGAGCTGGCGGCTCGACGGCGTCACCCTCTACGTGACATGCGAGCCGTGCCTCATGTGCGCAGGCGCCATGCTCCAGGCGCGGGTCCCGCGGGTCGTCTACGGCTGCAGGGACGAGAAGGCGGGCGCGATGGGCACGCTCTACGACCTGTCGAACGATCCCCGCCTCAACCACTCCATCGAGGTCACGGCTGGCGTGCTCGAATCGGAGTGCGCGGCCGCGCTCTCCGATTTTTTCAGGGTGCTCAGGAATTCCAGGGGCCGGTCAGATCGCCCTGACGAGAAAACCTGTAAAGAGTGA